In Diorhabda sublineata isolate icDioSubl1.1 chromosome 4, icDioSubl1.1, whole genome shotgun sequence, a single window of DNA contains:
- the LOC130443157 gene encoding transient receptor potential channel pyrexia, producing the protein MVSASENHSYFGMDNYCFQDSSCNSKRLGRSVSVNVDVTNFNIYRPPPSGTILRWRKSKGDPQSIFEEELPSDDFEYMECGPSPPADHTPHIYESFEEFSTSADLSVQICHDTIKMNLLEHMKVSSGRHQLLDDIENKKIQNIEDLKVHFKGASKVEVNTGFLWAAFMRRHDLLQGFLEMGADLNYYEPIQGLSAIHLTSFSGCTSGTQFLISKGCDVNALYKCYTPLHCAAFGDSPETALILLNNDAKVQTLTNSPHSCHESVLHCAVRANAIACVKLFTQEGADVAECESGLSPIHLAADLGHPQCLKILLEPKKFNVNTKTKDKEQTPLHLAAESGYVECIEILLEHGADANIRNHRAQSPLHLAARAQAYDCVEILLRKGNADPNMGDCDQRTSLHCAVGKAARSYDIIEILMNYGADINTKDQYGYTPLHIAALNELSQCVEVLLYHGADVTAKSKFGMTALGIITRKTPASLAMVTQKLDSAITLHHHPESSNREVELRLDFRGILQYCHPREISFLNTFVDEGQKEILLHPLCSAFLYLKWEKIRKYYIARMLFCFIFVLSLSLYVLTALAHNCYNHGKNMNDTQPQNVIELCEKKSMMGHMLRNNPFVIEMQWFVLVGITCCEILRKVYGIAGYPSVRQYLSHPENIIEWTVIASVFVISFIYTGRTYTWQNHVGAFAVLFGWTNLMLMVGQLPIFGSYVAMYTRVQGEFAKLLLAYSCLLIGFTISFCVMFPDSSTFANPFIGLITVMVMMTGELNLDLLVDDDPEDPPFLLEVSAQVTYILFLLFVTVILMNLLVGIAVHDIQGLQKTAGLSKLVRQTKLISYMELALFNGYLPQYLLNLLHWTALVSPKAYRVVLNVKPLNPREKRLPKDILKAAHDIAKQRKHFGHTISSRASEMAYSKKPVNNNLDQNSEILDCHSVLPIMQSKIEKNGEQVEHLSKEIRELKNLVEANQKLIEQLLNTILQNKKNSKC; encoded by the coding sequence ATGGTTTCGGCTTCAGAAAACCATTCATACTTCGGGATGGACAACTACTGTTTTCAAGATTCTAGCTGCAACTCCAAGAGATTAGGTCGATCTGTGAGCGTAAACGTAGACGTAACCAATTTTAACATTTACAGACCTCCCCCGTCAGGTACGATACTGAGATGGAGGAAATCCAAAGGCGATCCGCAAAGCATCTTCGAAGAAGAATTACCTTCTGATGATTTCGAATATATGGAGTGCGGACCGTCACCACCGGCCGATCACACGCCTCATATTTACGAGAGTTTCGAAGAATTCTCGACAAGTGCGGATTTATCTGTTCAAATATGTCACGACACCATCAAAATGAATCTGTTAGAGCATATGAAAGTTTCGTCGGGGCGGCATCAATTGTTGGACGatatagaaaataagaaaattcaaaatatagaaGATTTGAAAGTTCATTTTAAAGGAGCTTCTAAAGTGGAAGTTAATACGGGATTTCTTTGGGCGGCATTTATGAGAAGGCATGATTTATTACAAGGTTTTTTAGAAATGGGCGCCGATCTTAATTATTATGAACCTATTCAAGGTTTAAGTGCGATACATTTAACATCATTCAGCGGTTGTACAAGCGGTACCCAATTCCTGATATCAAAAGGATGTGACGTAAATGCTTTGTATAAATGTTACACTCCGTTACATTGCGCAGCTTTCGGAGACAGTCCCGAAACGGCTCTGATTCTCCTAAACAATGACGCTAAAGTACAAACACTCACCAACAGTCCCCATAGTTGCCATGAGAGTGTCCTTCATTGCGCGGTTAGGGCAAACGCTATAGCTTGCGTGAAATTATTCACACAAGAAGGCGCCGACGTAGCTGAATGCGAATCAGGTTTATCTCCAATCCATTTAGCTGCTGATTTAGGTCATCCCCAATGCTTGAAGATCCTTTTAGAACCCAAAAAGTTTAACGTCAATACGAAAACGAAAGATAAGGAACAAACACCGTTACATTTAGCGGCCGAAAGTGGTTACGTGGAATGCATAGAAATTTTGTTAGAACACGGAGCAGATGCAAATATAAGAAATCATAGAGCACAATCACCTCTACATCTAGCAGCCAGAGCACAAGCTTACGACTGTGTAGAGATTTTACTGAGAAAAGGAAACGCTGATCCGAATATGGGGGATTGCGATCAAAGAACATCCTTACATTGCGCCGTAGGAAAAGCAGCGAGATCTTACGATATCatagaaattttaatgaattacgGTGCCGATATCAACACTAAAGATCAATATGGATATACTCCTCTACATATAGCAGCTTTAAACGAACTATCTCAATGCGTCGAGGTTTTATTGTATCACGGAGCTGATGTAACTGCTAAATCGAAATTCGGCATGACCGCTTTAGGGAtaataactagaaaaactccTGCTTCGTTAGCTATGGTAACGCAAAAACTAGATTCCGCCATAACGTTACACCACCATCCAGAATCCTCCAATAGAGAAGTAGAGTTACGTTTAGATTTCAGAGGTATTCTACAATATTGCCATCCGAgagaaataagttttttaaatacattcgTAGACGAAGGACAGAAAGAAATTCTACTCCATCCGCTTTGTTCGGCTTTTCTCTATTTGAAATGGGAAAAGATACGAAAGTACTACATAGCGCGtatgttattttgttttattttcgttcTAAGTTTATCTTTATACGTATTAACAGCTTTAGCGCATAATTGTTACAACCACGGTAAGAATATGAACGATACGCAACCTCAAAACGTTATAGAACTTTGCGAAAAAAAATCCATGATGGGTCATATGTTGAGAAACAATCCTTTTGTGATAGAAATGCAGTGGTTTGTGTTAGTAGGAATAACTTGCTGTGAGATACTTAGAAAAGTGTACGGAATAGCTGGATATCCATCGGTAAGACAGTATTTATCTCATCCGGAAAATATCATAGAATGGACTGTTATTGCGAGCGTTTTcgttatttcttttatatatacaggAAGAACTTATACTTGGCAGAATCATGTAGGTGCGTTCGCTGTGCTATTCGGTTGGACTAATTTGATGTTGATGGTGGGACAGTTGCCTATTTTTGGTTCGTACGTTGCTATGTATACTAGAGTTCAAGGGGAATTCGCTAAACTATTACTAGCTTATTCTTGCTTACTTATTGGATTTACTATTAGTTTTTGCGTTATGTTTCCAGATTCGTCGACATTCGCGAATCCTTTTATAGGTTTGATTACAGTAATGGTAATGATGACGGGAGAATTGAATCTAGATCTTCTAGTTGACGATGATCCCGAAGATCCGCCATTTCTTTTAGAAGTAAGTGCTCAAGTCActtacatattatttttattatttgttacaGTTATTTTAATGAATCTATTAGTAGGTATAGCTGTACACGATATACAAGGTTTACAAAAAACAGCGGGGTTATCAAAATTAGTTAGACAaactaaattaatttcatacatGGAATTAGCTCTTTTCAACGGATATTTACctcaatatttgttaaatttattacattGGACGGCATTAGTATCCCCCAAGGCATATCGAGTGGTTCTAAACGTGAAACCTTTGAACCCGAGGGAAAAAAGGTTACCTAAAGATATACTGAAAGCAGCGCATGATATTGCGAAACAAAGGAAACATTTCGGACATACTATATCGTCTAGAGCTAGCGAAATGGCTTATTCCAAAAAACCCGTTAATAATAATCTAGATCAGAATTCTGAAATTTTAGATTGTCACAGTGTATTGCCGATAATGCAAagtaaaattgagaaaaatggcGAACAAGTCGAACATCTTAGTAAAGAAATTAGGGAATTGAAAAATCTTGTTGAAGCAAATCAAAAACTTATCGAACAGCTTTTGAAtactattttacaaaataagaaaaacagcAAATGTTAA
- the LOC130442427 gene encoding POC1 centriolar protein homolog A-like, which yields MSEISETFSQDPVLVMNLKGHTKAITDISFNPHTNQFASSSEDHTLMIWNTGNNVRSYNFCGHVDIITGVEFSSDGKFVATCSKDQTVRFWVPAVKGETTVFKAHTSSVNCLNFSSDDTKLLTGSNDKSVKIWDVSQRLFLSSLVGHTNWVNSVKYSPNGNFIASSADDHTLRIWDCHTGKCEQKFASASSNPTRLAIHANNNTIAAAMDSGSVRVYDVRNNKLQQHYTLHKGATKCVSWHPTVNFLLTCGEDGKVTIVDVMEGRPLYTLTGHTGNVNTCKFNTNGTLFATGGTDQLIMVWKINL from the coding sequence ATGTCGGAAATAAGTGAGACATTTTCTCAAGATCCTGTTTTGGTAATGAACTTGAAAGGACACACAAAGGCGATCACTGATATATCATTTAACCCGCATACCAATCAGTTTGCTAGTAGTAGTGAAGATCATACTTTAATGATATGGAATACAGGAAATAACGTACGAAGTTATAATTTCTGTGGTCATGTCGATATAATAACAGGTGTAGAATTTTCCTCTGATGGCAAATTCGTAGCCACTTGTTCGAAAGATCAAACAGTTCGTTTTTGGGTTCCTGCAGTTAAAGGAGAAACAACAGTATTCAAAGCACATACTTCCAGTgtgaattgtttaaatttttcctCCGATGATACAAAACTTCTTACAGGATCTAACGATAAAAGTGTTAAAATTTGGGATGTATCACAGagattatttttatcaagtttaGTCGGCCATACTAATTGGGTGAATAGTGTAAAATATTCCCCAAATGGAAACTTCATAGCTTCAAGTGCAGACGATCATACACTCAGAATATGGGACTGTCATACTGGAAAATGTGAACAAAAGTTTGCTTCTGCTAGTAGCAATCCTACTCGGCTCGCAATCCATgctaataataatacaattgcAGCTGCAATGGATTCTGGTTCAGTTAGAGTGTACGAtgtaagaaataataaattgcaGCAACATTATACTTTACACAAAGGAGCTACAAAATGTGTATCGTGGCATCCCACAGTAAATTTCTTACTTACTTGTGGAGAAGACGGTAAAGTTACAATTGTAGATGTCATGGAAGGAAGGCCCTTGTATACTCTCACTGGACACACAGGTAATGTTAATACTTGCAAATTTAATACAAATGGAACATTGTTTGCAACTGGAGGAACAGATCAACTTATTATGGTTTGGAagattaatttataa
- the LOC130442426 gene encoding uncharacterized protein LOC130442426 isoform X2, whose protein sequence is MIRKPVIVILLNILCCDFVYSSYDVEIKTDGPIVQGATLHVSATVLDFVPDGKLLQFEWYDNAIPQHKQTNEITSPKDTWNVTYPADKYPGGAYIVQVVVSRCWFLDVCYQIGSARTQFIITVDLNGDLLIEQHNQTITNGYVSTKAEVVHQVKLKQTDEDFVQNAVTLRTYWFVDCNYYGITNGYEFAFNYTLPYEKHMIEALVMADFTPLPTTTVPTTTSTTTATTSTTTAITSTTAPTSTTTTIASSSNGTTTTVSTKSKTTTSRKIKRSLINTKFVSEPISLACANGSFRPYHNQFPMIHNYSLGSYYDLQKTYGYFYKILQSKDPLSKVNVTGNNWLQPGDMLSLKIQCDGSKNFSYCVKYRRGEYNITGNETCDIYEMLDNCDFTISRYLSSPKTTVLIIIENDINKVVTPVTVNIYKVKKQGQLSVIVVPVAFSLVAVVLIVFGVAYYFQNRSRFIIEVADFNFGQQYTDLEYKTFRERLKDSISNAFTRTPTPSSSEVPVWPPGSKYGSMT, encoded by the exons ATGATTAGGAAACCTGTGATAGTCATACTACTTAATATATTGTGTTGCGATTTTG TGTATTCGAGTTATGATGTTGAAATCAAAACTGATGGTCCAATTGTACAAGGAGCTACCTTACATGTCAGTGCTACTGTACTTGACTTTGTACCAGATGGTAAACTCTTGCAATTTGAATGGTATGATAATGCTATACCTCAGCATAAACAG ACGAATGAAATAACTTCACCAAAAGATACCTGGAATGTTACATACCCTGCTGATAAATACCCAGGTGGTGCTTACATTGTTCAAGTAGTTGTAAGCAGATGTTGGTTTCTTGATGTTTGCTACCAAATTGGTTCTGCTAGGACTCAATTTATCATTACAG ttGATCTAAATGGAGATCTTCTCATTGAACAACATAACCAAACAATAACAAATGGGTATGTCTCAACTAAAGCAGAAGTTGTCCATCAAgtaaaattgaaacaaactGATGaagattttgttcaaaatgcAGTGACATTGAGAACATATTGGTTTGTCGATTGCAATTATTATGGAATCACGAATGGATATGAGTTTGCTTTCAATTATACATTGCCCTATGAAAAGCATATGATTGAAGCTTTAGTAATGGCAGATTTTACTCCTCTACCAACTACTACTGTACCTACTACCACATCAACAACAACTGCTACCACATCAACAACAACTGCTATCACATCAACAACAGCTCCCACATCAACAACTACAACCAttgcttcttcttctaatgGTACCACAACCACTGTGTCTACTAAATCTAAAACAACTACTTCTAGAAAAATCAAGAGATCTcttattaatacaaaatttgtgTCTGAACCAATATCATTGGCCTGTGCAAATGGGAGTTTTCGACCTTATCACAATCAATTTCCAATGATTCATAATTATTCATTGGGATCATATTACGATTTGCAAAAAACCTAcggttatttttataaaatattacagtCTAAAG aTCCTCTATCGAAAGTTAATGTTACCGGAAACAACTGGCTCCAACCGGGAGACATgttatcattgaaaattcaatgtGACGGTTCGAAAAACTTCTCATATTGTGTTAAGTATAGAAGAGGGGAATATAATATCACTGGTAATGAAACTTGTGATATATATGAGATGTTAGATAACTGCGATTTCACTATATCTAGATATTTGAGTTCTCCTAAAACTACTGTATTGATCATCATCGAAAATGACATCAATAAAGTGGTAACACCAGTAACTGTTAATATTTACAAAG tgAAAAAACAAGGTCAGTTGTCAGTCATTGTGGTTCCGGTGGCTTTTAGTTTAGTAGCTGTAGTCCTAATTGTATTTGGAGTTGCATACTACTTCCAAAATCGTTCTAG atttataatAGAAGTGGCTGATTTCAATTTCGGTCAACAATACACCGATTTGGAATATAAAACATTTAGAGAGAGGCTCAAAGACTCAATATCCAATGCTTTTACACGAACCCCGACGCCTAGCTCTTCAGAAGTTCCAGTATGGCCTCCTGGTAGTAAATACGGTAGCATGACATGA
- the LOC130442426 gene encoding uncharacterized protein LOC130442426 isoform X1 produces the protein MIRKPVIVILLNILCCDFGSTNFLVYSSYDVEIKTDGPIVQGATLHVSATVLDFVPDGKLLQFEWYDNAIPQHKQTNEITSPKDTWNVTYPADKYPGGAYIVQVVVSRCWFLDVCYQIGSARTQFIITVDLNGDLLIEQHNQTITNGYVSTKAEVVHQVKLKQTDEDFVQNAVTLRTYWFVDCNYYGITNGYEFAFNYTLPYEKHMIEALVMADFTPLPTTTVPTTTSTTTATTSTTTAITSTTAPTSTTTTIASSSNGTTTTVSTKSKTTTSRKIKRSLINTKFVSEPISLACANGSFRPYHNQFPMIHNYSLGSYYDLQKTYGYFYKILQSKDPLSKVNVTGNNWLQPGDMLSLKIQCDGSKNFSYCVKYRRGEYNITGNETCDIYEMLDNCDFTISRYLSSPKTTVLIIIENDINKVVTPVTVNIYKVKKQGQLSVIVVPVAFSLVAVVLIVFGVAYYFQNRSRFIIEVADFNFGQQYTDLEYKTFRERLKDSISNAFTRTPTPSSSEVPVWPPGSKYGSMT, from the exons ATGATTAGGAAACCTGTGATAGTCATACTACTTAATATATTGTGTTGCGATTTTG GGTCTACTAATTTTTTAGTGTATTCGAGTTATGATGTTGAAATCAAAACTGATGGTCCAATTGTACAAGGAGCTACCTTACATGTCAGTGCTACTGTACTTGACTTTGTACCAGATGGTAAACTCTTGCAATTTGAATGGTATGATAATGCTATACCTCAGCATAAACAG ACGAATGAAATAACTTCACCAAAAGATACCTGGAATGTTACATACCCTGCTGATAAATACCCAGGTGGTGCTTACATTGTTCAAGTAGTTGTAAGCAGATGTTGGTTTCTTGATGTTTGCTACCAAATTGGTTCTGCTAGGACTCAATTTATCATTACAG ttGATCTAAATGGAGATCTTCTCATTGAACAACATAACCAAACAATAACAAATGGGTATGTCTCAACTAAAGCAGAAGTTGTCCATCAAgtaaaattgaaacaaactGATGaagattttgttcaaaatgcAGTGACATTGAGAACATATTGGTTTGTCGATTGCAATTATTATGGAATCACGAATGGATATGAGTTTGCTTTCAATTATACATTGCCCTATGAAAAGCATATGATTGAAGCTTTAGTAATGGCAGATTTTACTCCTCTACCAACTACTACTGTACCTACTACCACATCAACAACAACTGCTACCACATCAACAACAACTGCTATCACATCAACAACAGCTCCCACATCAACAACTACAACCAttgcttcttcttctaatgGTACCACAACCACTGTGTCTACTAAATCTAAAACAACTACTTCTAGAAAAATCAAGAGATCTcttattaatacaaaatttgtgTCTGAACCAATATCATTGGCCTGTGCAAATGGGAGTTTTCGACCTTATCACAATCAATTTCCAATGATTCATAATTATTCATTGGGATCATATTACGATTTGCAAAAAACCTAcggttatttttataaaatattacagtCTAAAG aTCCTCTATCGAAAGTTAATGTTACCGGAAACAACTGGCTCCAACCGGGAGACATgttatcattgaaaattcaatgtGACGGTTCGAAAAACTTCTCATATTGTGTTAAGTATAGAAGAGGGGAATATAATATCACTGGTAATGAAACTTGTGATATATATGAGATGTTAGATAACTGCGATTTCACTATATCTAGATATTTGAGTTCTCCTAAAACTACTGTATTGATCATCATCGAAAATGACATCAATAAAGTGGTAACACCAGTAACTGTTAATATTTACAAAG tgAAAAAACAAGGTCAGTTGTCAGTCATTGTGGTTCCGGTGGCTTTTAGTTTAGTAGCTGTAGTCCTAATTGTATTTGGAGTTGCATACTACTTCCAAAATCGTTCTAG atttataatAGAAGTGGCTGATTTCAATTTCGGTCAACAATACACCGATTTGGAATATAAAACATTTAGAGAGAGGCTCAAAGACTCAATATCCAATGCTTTTACACGAACCCCGACGCCTAGCTCTTCAGAAGTTCCAGTATGGCCTCCTGGTAGTAAATACGGTAGCATGACATGA